In Gracilinanus agilis isolate LMUSP501 chromosome 1, AgileGrace, whole genome shotgun sequence, the sequence ctaatctgGATTCCTTGGGGTTATTGATTACACTGTTATAGTTTTAATTGCTAAAGAAATTATGTAAATTgtttaaaattgttcatttggAAATGCAATGGATAATAATGTTTTAATATGACTTTATATAAAAAACTCTTTGAGATGCTCTTCTCTAAGTAAGAAAGAGTTTAAAATCTGGCCAGACCTATGAATAGAGTGAGCTTATTTTAAGAACAGTGGCTTATAACATATAGCCCACCATATTTTGAGCTAATTTAACTTTGAATTTAAACTAGTAAAACCTTGTTTATCTTAACTGATTTCATAACTTAATATAATAACTTTTTGCTAAATGGGTCTTTGATAAGATGCATTGTATTGCTTCATTTCCAGTCTATGAGCATTATGATTTTACAAGTCACTGGTAGAGGGTTTCCTATATAAAGATAATTTAGAAATGCCTTTGAACACTTTAATAACCTATGATTAGTGGTAAGTTTAGTTTTAAATACAAGATGCatttattataacatttttaatttatttgtgttgTAAATCCAAAAAATCCTTTGTGTAAGAAATGCTGTTAAGGAAATggtaaaattatttcattagagattttatttccatttgattTAGGCACTGTGAAATTGATTGAGTTCTTAGAAATCATTGTCCCAATTCTGAAACCTTGGAAGCATTAAGAgggcatattttaaaagaaaaaatatgctcaGTAAAGTGAAGATTATTTGAGATATATCTGGTAAAAGCAAATAGAAGGCATAAAGAAATGTTGgatcaaaatataaaagaaaacatattaaagGGCTTTAATCAATGTCCACTGGAGGGATCcgtatataatggaaagaatgtgtATAGAAAGTCTCAACAAgtaggaatgagaaaagaaaaggtagaTATTTGTATTTAGTTTGCATTAATAGTGTCAGCAGTGGGTtggaaggtaaaaggttttaatgTTTTTACAAATGCTTGCTAGTTTTGagctaatattaattttaaggcaACTAAAAGCATGTCTTACTCTATAGACAGATTTATAGTTCAACAACAGGAGCTAAAGGTCTTCTTGCAAATTATATAGAGACACTTTTAAGGGTGATATCAGTGAAGttccagaggaaaaagaaatttaaacctAGCATTTAGAAATTGCctggctattattatccccttccTGGTTCACAAAAGGAGAAAACTTTTATGTGAATTGggaaacaaccaaaaaagaaatgagggttATTGGAACATCTAATATAATACTTCTGGAGCCTTCAAACTAAAGCTGCTGATAaacttaaaaattactttttatctggtgtgtgtgtgtgtgtgtgttgaaatTGGAAACcttgatataaattatatgagACTCCTGCCCATTTTTGTAATTGGTAATATGTCCAATTTGAATTTGAAGAGCTCTCTTGTTTTCCCttacaaaaagagaaacttaTATAAGGGAACATGTGGAGCAATTCCAAGACATCCCAAGAACTCCCAGATAGATGAGCAGCAAGAGCATGGGCAAAAATCCTATGAGTTAGGTCCATTCCTAAGTGATGAGACTCAGTAAGGACTGGGAAAATTAtggaaagaatatggaaaaatttgtGACGACTGTATGGAAATGTTATAAGGGGAAAATACCTTGCAAAATCCCCTTTATCTGCAAATTTCCAAGGCTTCTTGAAACCATCTATGTGAGCAATGTTATCAACCCTGTGAAAAGAACTTGATTTGGTTATGGAATTGTTAACAATAAATTGGGTTGCCGAGAATTTAcaaaatttgtttataatatagaaatattttctaatgATTGATCTTTGCACTAAGATGAGTTTAAActtgagaagagaaggaaaacaaatgaagGATGTTGCAAAATCTCTTATAAATATATGAGTCCTGATAACCTTTTTAGCCTATTAAAAttctataagaataaaaataattgtctAGCCCTAAACTATAATTAATGAAACTTACCAATTAAGAAAAAAGCTCTTGGGACTGTAACTGATATTactttgagttttgaattcaggtatagttATTTGATGGATCATTAATTCAATAATCCACTATTCAAGAAAAATGCCACAAGCTATTCAGAGGTAATATGAAACTGAACTATGATAACTAGAGATCTCTAGCTAGGAAAAAGTTGAGAAGATGAACTCAACATAGTTAAAACTAGGGTCCTCTTTACTCAGTTTTGCCATTATATCACTTCCTTTATAACATGATTTTTAGCTTATTATTCCTGAGTCTGACTGTGAGGTAAAATTGTAACTGCATGATTGATTGTCATTGGTGACTTTTACCTCCAGTCAAGCAGAGTTAAGGATGCTTTATACTGGTATATATGTGTTGAGTCATTCTATACCCTTACACTTAGATTTGGACGGCCAGTTttgatactttttcctttttttttaaaccctcaccttccatcttggagtcaatactgtgtattggctccaaggcagaagagtagtaagggtaggcaatgggggtcaagtgacttgcccagggtcacacacctgggaagtgtctgagaccagatttgaacctaggacctcctgtctctaggtctggctctcaatccactgagctacccagctgccccccatgtcctcatatttccttttacaacaaatttctatAATCAGAGTAAATTGTCAGTAGGATATGAGGACAATACTTGATATTTTCAGTGTTAGAATATAGTTATTCCACATCTCAAACAACTAAATAAATTAGTATTTGGGTGTTTCATCTGCCTGCTAATACTTGCATAGTCATACataagattcagtccctgaaatATCTCATTCTTTCAGAATGAAAATGATGCTTATATAATATCTATCCCATTTGAATGTAGGTAACAGGTGAACATGTTCTAATCCTTCCTCAACTTCTTTACCTCTAAGACCCTATAATTAGTGACTGGCAGCAACCTGTATTTGAGCAGTGAAACTAGGTTCTTACGGTACCCACGCATGAtagtatttttagaaaataaacacTTTAAATTTCATATTAGCAAGACTCAGTTTTCCCCTGTAGAATCTTTTAAATCATTCAGAACCAATATCAACATTCTGATTCTTTAATCTGCTAAGCCAACCAAGTCTCAAGAATTCTTTCcatatcttttaagaaaaaactaGAATAACTTGCATGGAGGCAAGAGTTTAGAATATTGTTCCTACCACAAAAAGATGGACAGAAAAAAACTGGGAATGTGTATTCTGAAGAAGAAACCTGTAAAGAACATAATAAAACTGACCTCTATTTTTTAGAGGCTTGTCACAAGGGAGAACATTCAGGCTCGTTCTATTCTTGCTCAATTATCAGTCAGTGGGATTGATTGTTTACTGgagatgacaaaagaaaatggtgagagctcagaatcatagatttgggcTTAAAAAGATTTTAGTAGTCACTGACTTTAACCTTCTTGTTTTTCAGATCAACTAAACAAGGCCCAAATGGAAAGTAACTTGACCAAAATCATACATGGATGCAGAAATGGAATCATGATTCAAAATTAGGTCATGTGACTACAAATCCAACACTATTCTTGCCTATGAGTTCTTTAAATTCAGCTAAGAATTTATTCAACTAAATAGGAGATCCACTAtcaggaatcaatcaatcaatccaacAAAAATCATTTATTGAACTCCTCTTTTATATGCCAACCTCTGTACtaggctctgaggatacaaagacaacaatTAAATATTCCCCACCCtctagaagcttatattctactggggcaAAAGAGGTAAGGGTCAACTCATATCTTGTATCTATTATGTAcattaaaagtattaaaatacaacttattaatttaatacagagtttttaaagtattaaaattattatttcatctatGAAACAATTAATGTGTTAAATCTTTAAATTCTTGTTTCATCTTTATTCCATGTGAACATAACAACAGCATCATGGTGGCAGGAAATCAGTCCGAAGTCTCTGAGTTCATCCTCCTTGGTCTTTCAGATCAGCCAGAACAACAGAGTCTCCTGTtcttcctgtttctgcttatatACCTGATCACAGGTGTAGGGAATCTTCTCATCATAGTAGTCATTAGAACCAACTCATGCTTCCATACACCCATGTACTTCTTCCTTAGCAACTTGTCCCTGGTTGACATCtgcttcaccaccaccaccattcccAAGATGCTGGTAAATCATATTTCTGGAAACAAAGCAATTTCTTATGCTGGGTGCCTGACACAAGTATTCTTCTTCATTTGGTTTGCAGGGATAGACAGTGTCCTTCTCACTGTCATGGCCTATGACCGCTATGTAGCTATCTGTGCCCCACTACATTACTCCATGATCATGACCCCAAAGGTCTGTACACTTTTGGTAATTGTGTCCTGGTTTTGGGCCTATATTAATGCTTTGATACATACTGTCCTGGTGACTCGACTCTCCTTCTGTGGCCAAAATgaaattcctcattttttctgTGACCTCAGTCCCCTGCTGAAGTTGGCCTGCTCTGACACTTTTATTGATGACTTAATGGTCAACACAGTTGGGGCTCTAACAATTATCATCCCTTTTATTGGTATCCTTATCTCCTACACTAGAATTTTTGTGACTGTTCTGAGAATCCCATCTACTGTGGGGAAGTGGAAAGCCTTATCCACTTGTGGCTCCCATCTCACTGTGGTCTGTCTCTTCTATGGGACAGTCATTGGTGTGTACTTTAGCCCCATATCCAACCATACAGCCCAACAGGACACAGTAGCAGCTGTAATGTACACAGTGGTCACCCCCATGCTAAACCCTTTCATCTATAGTCTAAGGAACAAGGACATGAAAGGGGCCCTGAAGATGCTCCTCACCAGGAAACCAGTCCTCTCTCTATAATTGTGAATCATATTCTTTGGTTTGAAGGACTGTAATTCAGACAATAACCCCAATTACTGACAGATTTGCAATAAAACTTCTCAAGTGGGAGAGAAATGAAGTCAATTGCTCACCTCTCTATCTGTACCAGCATAAATATGGTATGATGAAAAGAGCATAGGGACCTTCATTAGGAGGTTTGCTTATGGTTCTGGTTCTACAACTTCCTTGCTGAGTAAATTATACAACCATCCTGggactttatttcctcatctaggaaATGAAGGGCCACCACATAGAGACATTCAGGAGCATGATGTAAAGTTCAACAGGGTAAAAATCTGCAGCTTTTAGAATTAAAGAATTGGGTAGAGTACTGAAAGATTGAGGGACTTACCTACTGTCTCACAGCCTGGATATGTGAGAGGTGGGCCTTGAATCATTTCCTTGTTTTGAGGTAAGTTTTCTAGACATTAAACTGCCTTTCTAATAAAATATGATagtaaggaataataataataataataataatgaatgttTATGTAGTACTTACTgtattccaggtactgtgctaacttctttacaattatcatctcatttgatcctcacaacaaccatatcTGGTAggtatcattatcttcattttacagatgaagaaactgagtcaaggagggatcaagtgatttgttcagggaaacacaactagtgtctgaggctgaatttgaactcagggtttctTGACTTTGAATGCAGTGCTCTATTTACTATGCTACCCATGTAAATAGAAAGATCAAACTAATAAAACAGGGTGTTCTATAAGCAGAAGGACTAAATTTGCACTAGAATTGGGAAATTTTGTCATCTGCTCACAAAAGTGAGAAAATATAGGTATTGTGTATTATAGATTCTATATGACATGGTAGGAttaattaaattgtattttttctcttttccttttttttctttgttacaaaggatagctcaatggataagagaaggaaataggcaCTTATTAAGTGTTTCCTTTGTACCAGATATAGCAAGAGGAAGTAATATGCTCAGAAATTAAGGTTAAGTAAAACAAAGTAAGTAAACAAAAAACTAAAAGCAagtaaaataaagagagaaggaaggatatgACATCTTGatataaggtactataaacaatgaagtaataccaATACTACATAAATAAGGATTGAATGGCATATCATCCAAATtccaaaaggagaaattaagtgatttacagGAGAatatagacagtaaaactatactagggGGAGACCTCAACTATTCTCTCTAAGAACTAAACAAACCCaaccaaaaactaaataagaaaaaagttaaggaggtaaatagaattttagaaaagatagacctttggagaaaaataaatgagaatagaaaggaacatagctttttctcagtagtacatggtgCCTTCACAAAAATTAATCATAGAATACGACATAAAACCCTCATAGCCAAATGCAGAagagtagaaatattaaatgcatcctcttcagatcataatgcaaaaaaatattaaaagatttcagaaagattaaaaaataattggaagctaaaaaaatcacatcttaaagaatgagtgggacAAGGAACAAACCATAGagacaatcaataatttcattaaagaaaatgacagtgaggaaacaacatactgaaatttatgggatgcagtaAAACCAGTACTTATGGaaaattttgcatctatatatatttgtattactaaaatatagaaagaaaaaaatttaaaaattgagcatgcaactaaaagaactaaaaacaagaataaattaaaaaccaaataataagTTTCAAAAAtctaaaaggcaaatttaaaatgctgaaaaagaaagtaaagctATTATTAGGAGTTGTTTTGCcctattatatgccaataaatctgaaaatcaaaatgaaatggaaaaatatttttaaactaaaagaaggggaaataaaatatttaaacattcccatttcagaaaaataaattgaataagtcATCAATGAATCCCTAAAAAAAGACTCCAACGCCACATccattcacaaatgaattctaacaAGCATTGAAAGGACAATTAACTCCAATATTATGTAAACTATTTAGAAATGTAAGCAAATAAGAAATTCTACCAAATTTCTCTTATTATGGAAATCTGGAACTGATAATGAaactaggaagagcaaaaacagagaaagaaaagtataggccaatctccctaatcaaaattgatgcaaaatttttaaataaaatattaacaagaaGATTAAgacaatatatcacaagaatccTACATTTAGATTAGGTGGCTTTCATATCAGGAATGTAGGACTGgatcaatattaagaaaactatctgtacaattgatcatatcaagaacaaaaacaacagaaatcataCAACTATcacaatagatacagaaaaagcatttggcacaacacaatacccattccttataaaaacatgGTTGAACattgaaataaatgaaacttccaataaaatgataaatggcatctatctaaaatcacCAGCAAGAATTAGCTGTTATAGGGATAAGATAGAaaccttcacaataagatcatgGGTAAAGTGAGGATGACaattattaatattcaatattgtactagaaatgctagccataacaataaaggaagaaagagaaactgaaagaattagaatggccaaagaaaaaacaaagcaatcACTCTTTGTAGATTATATGATGTTACAcaaaaagaatcctagagaatcaaccaaaaaatgaatcaaaacaattaaaaactttaacaaagttgcaaaatacaaaataagcccacgtaaatcatcagcatttctatttaccaccaacaaagtctaacagcaaaagagaaagaggtacacctaccaaaacaaatccaggaattGGACAAACACAATTACAATACTAAAGTTAGACCAAAATAATTGGATAAATATTAACTGCTCAGCAGAAGTCtgagccaataaaataaaaaagacatgtCTGCCTAAATTAACTAACCAATTCAGTAACATACCAATCAAGCTacctcaaaattatttcatagagctaggaaaaatatttttaaatcatctgaaaaaaataaaaggtcaagaatatcaagaattaatgagaaaaaatggacctagccataccagatctcaaactgtattataaaatggtgatcatgaaaacaatctgatTCTGGTTAAGTAATagaatagtggatcaatggaatagattagttaATCAACAAATAGTAGCAAATTACCATGGTAACCTAGTGTTTCATAAATCCAAAAATCCAAGCTTTTAGGGAAGTACTTTttgatacaaatttttaaaaagaaagaaaaagaaaacttctgggaaaactaggaAACAGAATGGCAGAAAATAGGCATGGAACAACATTTGATGCCATAcactaagataaagtcaaaatggatagatggtctaaaaataaagggtgataAACAAATGAGGAGATCATGGAATAGTTTATCAGTTggatctatggataagagaaaaatGTTTGATGAAACAAGATATAGAAAACATCACGAGGtctaaaatgtataattttgttacactacatttttaaaattttgttaaaataaaaccaatgcaatcaagaggagtggaaaaacaaaaactggaGGGGGTAGAATTTTTTATTGCAAGTATTTTGAAAAGTCCTTATTTCTTAACTatacagagaactgagtcaagtTTCTAAGAATTGaaaaatggccaaagaatatgaataggtgGTTCTcatatgatgaaatcaaaactatccttagtcatataaaaaatgctccaaatcatcgattagagaaattcaaattaaaacaactctgagataccacttcacaatTGTCAGAGAGTAACAATatcaccaaaaaaggaaaatgattaatgttgAAGAGCTGTgggaaaatgaggacactaatactTTGTTGgaggaactgtgaactgatacaaccattctgtcCAACAATCTGGAATCATGGACAAAGGACCATAAAAccgtgtatatcctttgacccaggaaTGCTACTACTAGGTCTGACTCACaatgagatcaaaggaaaaggaatacaaaggaaaaagtaatggaatactactgtgccataaggaaAGAAGAGcagaatattttcagaaaaacctggaaagatttatatgaactgatgcaaagtaaagtatgCAGAAGTAGGATAACATTAAATACAGTAAGagaa encodes:
- the LOC123232190 gene encoding olfactory receptor 1361-like, producing the protein MRLRNQSEVSEFILLGLSDQPEQQSLLFFLFLLIYLITGVGNLLIIVVIRTNSCFHTPMYFFLSNLSLVDICFTTTTIPKMLVNHISGNKAISYAGCLTQVFFFIWFAGIDSVLLTVMAYDRYVAICAPLHYSMIMTPKVCTLLVIVSWFWAYINALIHTVLVTRLSFCGQNEIPHFFCDLSPLLKLACSDTFIDDLMVNTVGALTIIIPFIGILISYTRIFVTVLRIPSTVGKWKALSTCGSHLTVVCLFYGTVIGVYFSPISNHTAQQDTVAAVMYTVVTPMLNPFIYSLRNKDMKGALKMLLTRKPVLSL